In one Chlamydia sp. BM-2023 genomic region, the following are encoded:
- a CDS encoding CT620/CT621 family type III secretion system effector, which translates to MSSFYIQNRPQTISGTALFNIKLDNKFSNFNTKTQPAIDIEALNSGLYALKRLANVLEAGNCHASMLLNPNNTIFPTAPLPKRSSNPSPGTNPTRTMEAIQEETALALVPVILSGLDTLIASVTTLSLAQVSSVILAIALVKPLKDKTSLDAEEQKKVFGNCYQPTQDDLLAQIKKEKAPEIQVGKDKLEEQLTASGATEEQIKKALEEYEAQFASDFFDANVAKQLMAYRSAIGAETSKMMQAMKDAATKIPEPTKDNVESVNGMVALHAIFDGLTEAVKKTPALGGDKEVIQTQLALGQYLNKTILTADELKTIYTATVLPSQATLDAYLSSKDGATYREGITGAYQTAVQNLTNVRAAIENEKKTLENQLALFQQAVSCFTTWVGRASSMLNLKSYTSEIVTVAMESVAGLTTLSQMYGYLTPKEQDMLNVSVEGYLDLQINTGNPQLRVADFIARPNSFQEIAEFTLQNAIDKKADLKFYLKSKGYAIATFRFFSKVGNAIVDIAENSLSNYAQDSGGYQIPHFEGFVNQIQVVNRSDFPSDAQDISSGFNTTANTHIAELQKQIAELEKRHSALNPADASFTEERKNAVVSWLNSESLGSAFVYLILHSQLPKQSAFLNPLIEEINFNNLAANAINDLLRITNNFSTTSVYYNLSSYLIQSKKGVDLFAGDYYETLVAISKEKEHIARDTDRCKRAQALVDALLKKIQALPGISSSQKSEMLNATANYHYALTITFNQLNTLNALLSNLKLTPEKQDNLADETIFKMVGPKDWIPTLAALEGLIANGFPNITVTGGLGPLFTQIQSDQQNYTTQSQTQQLNLQNQMSNIQQEWTLVSTSMQVLNKILSMLAGEVYPN; encoded by the coding sequence ATGTCTTCTTTTTATATACAAAATAGACCTCAAACTATTTCCGGTACCGCTTTATTTAATATTAAATTAGATAATAAGTTCTCTAATTTTAATACTAAAACACAGCCTGCTATAGACATAGAAGCTTTGAATTCTGGTTTATACGCTTTAAAACGTTTAGCTAATGTTTTAGAAGCCGGGAATTGTCATGCTTCCATGTTATTAAATCCTAATAACACGATATTCCCAACAGCCCCATTACCTAAACGAAGTTCTAATCCTAGTCCTGGAACAAATCCCACAAGAACCATGGAGGCTATTCAAGAAGAAACAGCGCTGGCCTTAGTTCCTGTTATTCTCAGCGGGTTAGATACTCTTATTGCCTCAGTAACGACCCTTAGCCTAGCACAAGTATCTTCAGTAATTCTAGCTATTGCACTTGTGAAACCTCTGAAAGATAAAACTTCTCTTGATGCCGAAGAACAGAAAAAAGTATTTGGCAACTGCTATCAACCAACTCAAGATGATCTCCTAGCTCAAATAAAAAAAGAAAAAGCTCCTGAAATTCAGGTTGGTAAAGACAAACTAGAAGAACAGCTTACAGCCTCAGGAGCCACAGAAGAACAAATTAAAAAAGCTCTAGAAGAATATGAAGCGCAGTTTGCTTCTGACTTTTTTGATGCTAATGTTGCAAAACAACTTATGGCCTACCGTTCTGCCATTGGGGCGGAAACATCGAAAATGATGCAAGCTATGAAAGACGCCGCTACAAAAATTCCCGAACCTACTAAAGACAATGTCGAATCTGTCAATGGGATGGTGGCACTTCACGCGATTTTTGATGGTCTTACAGAAGCTGTTAAAAAAACTCCTGCTCTTGGAGGAGATAAGGAAGTCATTCAAACACAACTAGCTTTAGGTCAGTATCTCAATAAAACAATCCTAACTGCAGACGAGCTAAAGACTATTTATACCGCTACAGTTCTACCAAGCCAAGCAACATTAGACGCGTATTTATCCTCTAAAGACGGGGCTACTTATCGTGAAGGGATTACAGGGGCATACCAAACTGCTGTACAAAATCTAACGAATGTTCGCGCTGCTATAGAAAATGAGAAAAAAACTCTAGAAAATCAGCTAGCGCTGTTTCAACAAGCGGTAAGCTGTTTTACTACATGGGTAGGTAGAGCTAGTAGTATGCTTAATCTAAAAAGTTACACTTCGGAAATCGTTACCGTAGCAATGGAAAGTGTCGCCGGATTAACTACCCTATCCCAAATGTACGGGTATCTCACCCCTAAAGAACAGGATATGCTAAATGTTAGTGTTGAAGGATACCTAGATTTACAAATAAATACAGGCAACCCTCAACTTAGAGTTGCTGACTTCATAGCTCGACCCAATTCTTTTCAAGAAATCGCAGAATTCACGCTACAAAACGCCATCGATAAAAAGGCCGATTTAAAATTTTACTTAAAATCAAAAGGTTATGCAATTGCAACTTTCCGTTTCTTTTCTAAGGTTGGAAATGCGATAGTCGACATAGCTGAAAATTCTTTAAGCAATTATGCTCAAGATAGTGGCGGCTACCAAATTCCTCACTTTGAGGGATTCGTTAACCAAATACAAGTTGTCAATAGAAGCGACTTCCCCTCTGATGCTCAAGATATATCTTCAGGTTTCAATACAACAGCAAATACTCATATTGCAGAACTTCAAAAACAAATCGCAGAACTTGAAAAGAGACATTCAGCTTTAAATCCTGCTGACGCCAGTTTCACCGAAGAACGTAAAAACGCAGTTGTGAGCTGGTTAAATTCTGAAAGCCTAGGATCTGCATTTGTTTACTTAATTTTACATTCGCAACTTCCCAAACAATCTGCTTTCTTAAATCCTTTGATTGAAGAAATTAACTTTAACAACCTTGCTGCGAATGCTATTAATGATTTGCTAAGAATCACTAACAACTTCTCCACGACCTCGGTATATTACAACCTTTCTTCCTATCTGATTCAAAGTAAAAAAGGTGTGGATCTATTTGCTGGGGATTACTATGAGACTCTCGTAGCTATCTCAAAAGAAAAAGAACACATAGCTCGTGATACCGACCGTTGCAAACGTGCTCAGGCATTAGTAGATGCTTTACTTAAAAAAATCCAAGCTTTACCTGGGATTTCTTCTTCTCAAAAATCAGAAATGCTAAACGCTACTGCTAACTACCACTATGCATTAACTATTACATTTAACCAGCTCAATACGTTAAACGCGTTATTATCCAACTTAAAATTGACCCCTGAAAAACAAGACAACTTAGCAGATGAAACTATTTTTAAAATGGTAGGCCCTAAGGATTGGATTCCTACTCTTGCAGCTTTAGAAGGACTCATTGCTAATGGATTCCCAAATATTACTGTTACAGGTGGATTAGGACCATTGTTTACTCAGATTCAATCTGACCAACAAAATTATACCACTCAAAGTCAAACGCAGCAGTTAAACCTGCAAAACCAGATGTCTAACATCCAACAAGAATGGACATTAGTCTCTACATCTATGCAGGTCCTCAATAAGATTCTGTCAATGTTAGCGGGCGAAGTTTACCCTAACTAG